Proteins encoded in a region of the Prunus persica cultivar Lovell chromosome G4, Prunus_persica_NCBIv2, whole genome shotgun sequence genome:
- the LOC18781079 gene encoding transcription repressor MYB6, translating into MGRAPCCDKNGLKKGPWTPEEDEKLLDYIQKHGYGNWRTLPKNAGLQRCGKSCRLRWTNYLRPDIKRGRFSFEEEETIIQLHSILGNKWSAIAARLPGRTDNEIKNYWNTHIRKRLLRMGIDPVTHSPRLDLLDFSSILSSSLYNSSHQHQMNFSRLLGQPIGLNPELLRLATSLIQSQRENNHNANSFLLQNSQETNNFHQLCDNPHIPFQQVQSNQLQQPIQEISFSNEAPQLIMQPANGDYPSNLSYFRSQNSQPSDWQQSNVGPSNFTDEYVELPSFAYEYGSDHHQTILDPSPETSNFHSNNSNQNFSFTTSVLSTPSSSPTPLNSNSTTHNFNSSTEDERESYCSNMLKFDIQDMLDVNEFM; encoded by the exons ATGGGAAGAGCACCTTGTTGCGACAAAAATGGCCTCAAGAAAGGTCCATGGACTCCGGAGGAAGATGAGAAGCTCCTTGATTATATTCAGAAGCATGGTTATGGCAACTGGAGGACCCTCCCCAAGAATGCAG GGCTACAAAGGTGCGGGAAGAGCTGCCGTCTCCGATGGACCAACTATCTCCGGCCAGATATCAAACGAGGTcgattttcttttgaagagGAGGAGACAATTATTCAACTCCACAGCATACTGGGCAACAA GTGGTCTGCAATTGCGGCTCGTTTGCCCGGAAGAACCGACAACGAAATCAAGAACTACTGGAACACCCACATTAGAAAGAGGCTTCTCCGGATGGGAATTGATCCAGTCACCCACAGCCCTCGTCTTGACCTTCTTGACTTTTCATCCATTCTAAGCTCATCTCTCTACAACTCATCTCACCAGCACCAAATGAACTTCTCAAGGCTCCTTGGCCAACCCATAGGCCTCAACCCAGAGCTACTGAGGCTAGCAACTTCTCTTATCCAAtctcaaagagaaaacaaCCATAACGCAAacagttttcttcttcaaaactctcaagaaacaaacaacttCCACCAACTTTGCGACAATCCCCACATCCCATTTCAACAAGTCCAATCTAACCAACTTCAGCAACCCATTCAAGAAATCTCATTCTCCAATGAAGCTCCACAACTCATCATGCAGCCGGCCAATGGAGACTACCCATCAAACCTAAGTTATTTTAGGTCACAAAACTCTCAACCCAGTGATTGGCAGCAGAGCAACGTTGGGCCTTCAAATTTTACTGATGAGTATGTTGAATTACCAAGCTTTGCATATGAGTATGGCTCAGATCACCACCAAACTATTTTGGATCCTTCACCTGAGACTTCAAATTTTCACTCCAACAACAGCAACCAGAATTTCAGCTTCACTACTTCAGTCCTCTCAACCCCTTCCTCAAGCCCAACGcctttgaattcaaattcgaCGACGCACAATTTCAACAGCAGCACAGAGGACGAACGCGAAAGCTACTGTAGCAACATG